The Brachyhypopomus gauderio isolate BG-103 chromosome 7, BGAUD_0.2, whole genome shotgun sequence genome has a window encoding:
- the zbed4l2 gene encoding E3 SUMO-protein ligase ZBED1 isoform X2 codes for MEARTRPGSLSIPSLRRRMDRILPFSERRTSKVWDHYTQLSMFRVECNHCKRQLSFHNSTTSMREHLGRKHSIRDGAVPPHNTADVPNPSALHPQLVQSTLLSGRFVASAAGADPPAGAFQPVVPVVVKEEQREEASAEAAEAKHACATYAPGSAGAGSTSNANSIPNPDMDPAYGFSPEEINSTSSSNNSGTRGCSDKRAGVFTELILEMVFRDLQPLSVVEERGFKLLLSCLEPNYPVPSPSLLGSLLWHRYHVLKQCLQRHLESSLAPRCLALCAEHWRSVEGCGVDGTGQLYLTVSSHFVDSNWRLARCVLETRPIPEYKDATVGAGPAKFADTLKAVLSEFHVPESYVFCIVYDSPSGAEGRRQGDMALHQEYQQEFPGPSHAPVLSIPDNWEPLLCAGEALKICVQEGLNIETVRQALADARGIVLHFQHDSNAAAALNQKAEAANKGAARLVLDDPGRWSTAIDMCESLLELKWVVSSVLEEQKASPNLADHQWRLLHELVPVLRTVRIAASFLSEDINAAISALMPCLQGVSRLLGQNIAECACPLVRGVMEKVRAGMEKRWRLSDEEALLDSPAVLASFLDPRFKEMRFLSPHARSKLHDKVKELLSVQAYADDGAVDQGADSEAGENEAGGDAPVLGLEEPLPIPTVASLDSPESCASGEEGDSIELQQNGTFVPASSPEQVNEAAHAGSPAKAAAGAGRKRSSGAAGLTSPLRGDRQLSARMRMSPLPQSMYDILLGEDPTERMPEIHQQLENYIAEPLCKRSLSPLHWWRSKEHRFPAVARLARKFLAIPATAIPADRAFAPRECPVAHRRAMLGPKHLDHILFLHQNCDYAEQLKGGGPSGHRESDHNSSSVGGNQTRDSLYQTLVSYDSKV; via the coding sequence CCTCATAACACGGCCGACGTCCCGAACCCCTCAGCGCTGCATCCCCAGCTGGTCCAGTCCACTTTACTCAGCGGCAGGTTTGTGGCGTCCGCCGCGGGGGCCGACCCTCCGGCCGGGGCGTTTCAGCCCGTGGTGCCCGTCGTCGTCAAAGAGGAGCAGCGGGAGGAGGCGTCGGCGGAGGCGGCCGAGGCCAAGCACGCGTGCGCCACGTACGCCCCCGGTTCGGCCGGGGCCGGCAGCACTTCCAACGCCAACTCCATTCCCAACCCGGACATGGATCCGGCGTACGGGTTCTCCCCGGAGGAGATCAACAGCACCAGCAGCAGCAACAACAGCGGCACCCGGGGTTGTAGCGACAAGCGGGCGGGCGTCTTTACGGAGCTGATCTTGGAGATGGTGTTCAGGGATCTGCAGCCGTTGTCGGTGGTGGAAGAAAGGGGATTCAAGCTGTTGCTTAGTTGCCTGGAGCCCAACTATCCggttccctctccctccttgcTGGGGAGCCTTCTGTGGCATCGCTACCATGTTCTCAAACAGTGTCTGCAGCGGCACCTTGAGAGCAGCCTCGCCCCTCGCTGTCTGGCTCTCTGCGCCGAACACTGGCGCTCTGTGGAGGGCTGTGGGGTTGATGGGACGGGCCAGTTGTACCTCACGGTCAGTTCACATTTTGTGGACTCAAACTGGCGCCTGGCCCGCTGCGTTCTAGAGACTCGTCCGATACCAGAATACAAAGACGCTACCGTTGGGGCCGGGCCTGCAAAGTTTGCGGACACCTTAAAAGCGGTTCTCTCAGAGTTCCACGTTCCTGAGAGTTACGTGTTCTGCATCGTTTATGACTCTCCCTCGGGTGCTGAGGGCAGGAGGCAGGGTGACATGGCTCTCCATCAGGAATACCAACAGGAATTTCCCGGGCCGAGTCACGCGCCTGTCCTGTCCATTCCGGACAACTGGGAGCCGCTTCTATGTGCTGGGGAGGCTCTCAAAATCTGCGTCCAGGAGGGACTTAACATAGAGACCGTCAGGCAGGCGCTGGCAGACGCCCGAGGGATCGTCCTGCACTTCCAGCACGACAGCAACGCGGCTGCGGCTCTGAACCAGAAAGCCGAGGCTGCCAACAAGGGCGCTGCCCGGCTGGTCCTGGATGACCCGGGCCGATGGTCCACGGCCATCGACATGTGCGAGAGCCTGCTGGAGCTGAAGTGGGTGGTCAGCTCGGTGCTGGAGGAGCAGAAAGCCTCGCCCAACTTGGCTGATCATCAGTGGCGGTTGCTGCACGAACTCGTACCGGTGCTGAGGACAGTGCGCATCGCAGCGTCCTTCCTGAGTGAAGACATCAACGCAGCCATTTCTGCCTTGATGCCGTGCCTGCAGGGCGTGTCCAGGCTCCTCGGGCAGAACATCGCCGAGTGCGCCTGCCCTCTGGTCAGGGGGGTCATGGAGAAGGTCCGGGCCGGGATGGAGAAGCGATGGAGGCTGAGCGACGAGGAGGCCCTGCTCGACAGCCCCGCCGTGCTGGCCTCGTTCCTGGATCCCAGATTCAAGGAGATGCGGTTCCTCAGCCCGCACGCCCGCAGTAAGCTGCACGACAAGGTCAAAGAGCTGCTGTCTGTCCAGGCCTACGCCGACGACGGGGCGGTGGACCAGGGGGCAGACTCGGAAGCGGGAGAGAACGAGGCTGGAGGGGACGCTCCGGTTTTGGGGTTGGAGGAGCCGTTGCCCATTCCCACCGTGGCGTCCTTGGACTCGCCCGAGTCGTGTGCCTCGGGCGAAGAGGGGGACAGCATCGAGCTTCAGCAGAACGGGACCTTTGTGCCAGCTTCCTCTCCGGAGCAGGTCAACGAGGCCGCGCATGCCGGCTCCCCCGCCAAAGCCGCCGCCGGTGCCGGCCGCAAGAGATCGTCCGGCGCGGCCGGGCTGACGTCTCCGCTTCGCGGTGACCGGCAGCTGTCTGCACGGATGCGAATGAGCCCCCTTCCTCAAAGCATGTACGACATTCTTCTCGGGGAGGATCCCACCGAGCGCATGCCCGAGATCCACCAGCAGCTGGAGAACTACATAGCAGAACCGCTGTGCAAACGTAGCCTCTCGCCGCTGCACTGGTGGCGCAGCAAGGAGCACCGCTTCCCGGCCGTGGCTCGACTCGCACGCAAGTTCCTCGCCATCCCGGCCACCGCCATCCCTGCCGATCGAGCTTTTGCCCCGAGAGAGTGTCCCGTGGCCCACAGGAGAGCCATGCTGGGTCCCAAGCATCTCGACCACATATTGTTCCTTCACCAGAACTGCGATTACGCAGAGCAGCTCAAAGGCGGCGGTCCTTCGGGCCATCGTGAGAGTGACCACAACAGCAGCAGCGTGGGTGGGAACCAAACCAGAGACAGCCTGTATCAGACCTTGGTGTCCTATGACAGTAAAGTTTGA